From one Lycium barbarum isolate Lr01 chromosome 6, ASM1917538v2, whole genome shotgun sequence genomic stretch:
- the LOC132598932 gene encoding uncharacterized protein LOC132598932: MPRTTTLESPGCPSLRALTFDILGLIKVIEAKGEQKEAPKVVERWGEPDASRCVLATSIIDRQFDPLLGVARRNGLIEVLSPVNGNVCASISNQNQSDKISEDNSVIGLHLFRKERQDSSSRSCTLLTCTIKGQASMKCVKMSKSPEDSGVEGTETAWTVSGSGSILCSKVDADENYALFGGKGVEVNVWDLNQCAKIWTAKSPAKNSLGIFTPTWFTSATFLCKDDHRKFVAGTNSHQVRLYDISAQRKPVASFDFRETPIKAVAVDVDGHTIYIGNGSGDLASFDIRTGKLLGSFLGKCSGSIKSIARHPELPVIASCGLDSYLRIWDVKSRQLLSAVFLKQHLSSVVFDSKFSAREIQVPPQQQDTDETLEMEEEEVKPVKRKKASKEHSGSKKVKTKKKSKRSKADSSDAA; the protein is encoded by the exons atgCCTCGTACTACCACATTGGAGTCCCCTGGTTGCCCTTCTCTTAGAGCTTTAACTTTTGACATTCTTGGATTAATCAAAG TTATTGAAGCAAAGGGTGAGCAAAAGGAAGCTCCTAAGGTGGTGGAGAGATGGGGGGAGCCTGATGCTTCAAGGTGTGTTCTTGCCACGTCAATTATAGACCGCCAATTTGACCCT CTTCTAGGTGTAGCAAGAAGAAATGGCTTG ATTGAGGTGCTTAGTCCTGTCAATGGAAATGTTTGTGCATCCATTTCAAATCAAAATCAAAGTGATAAAATATCTGAAGATAATTCTGTTATCGGCTTGCATCTATTCAGAAAAGAGAGGCAGGACTCATCATCAAG GTCATGTACCCTGCTTACGTGCACAATAAAAGGACAAGCAAGCATGAAGTGTGTTAAAATGTCAAAATCACCTGAAGATTCTGGTGTTGAAGGTACAGAAACGGCATGGACTGTTAGTGGTTCAGGCAGCATTTTGTGCTCCAAGGTTGACGCAGATGAAAACTATGCATTGTTTGGTGG gaaGGGCGTTGAGGTTAACGTATGGGATCTGAACCAGTGTGCTAAAATTTGGACTGCAAAATCT CCAGCAAAAAATAGCCTTGGTATATTCACCCCAACTTGGTTTACATCTGCAACTTTCTTGTGCAAAGATGACCACCGCAAATTTGTTGCAGGCACGAACAGTCACCAG GTGCGTCTTTATGATATTTCTGCACAGAGAAAGCCTGTTGCTTCATTTGATTTTCGCGAGACCCCTATTAAAGCTGTAGCTGTGGATGTAGATGGACATACGATatacataggaaatgggtctGGCGATCTTGCTTCTTTTGATATACGCACCG GGAAACTTTTGGGATCCTTCTTGGGGAAATGTTCTGGAAGTATAAAATCCATAGCCAGGCATCCAGAGCTCCCAGTTATAGCCTCATGTG GTTTGGACAGCTATTTACGCATTTGGGATGTCAAGTCAAGGCAACTTCTGTCTGCG GTTTTCTTGAAGCAGCATCTTAGCAGTGTTGTTTTTGATTCAAAATTTTCTGCCAGAG AAATTCAGGTACCTCCTCAGCAACAAGATACAGATGAAACATTAGAGATGGAAGAAGAGGAAGTGAAGCCTGTTAAAAGGAAGAAGGCATCAAAAGAACACAGTGGAAGCAAGAAAGTGAAGACCAAGAAAAAGAGTAAAAGGTCAAAAGCAGACAGTAGCGATGCTGCATAA